GACGCCAACTGGGACGCCATCTGGACCCGGATCAAGTTCTTCCCGACCCTGCAGGCGATCTCGGGCATCGGGTTCGTCCTCACCTTCCTCGTCGGGGGCTACTGGGTGTTCGCGGGACCGCCGGGCCCCTTCTCGGGCACCCTGTCGGTCGGCGACTTCGTGATCTTCATCACCCTGACCCAACAGCTCATCTGGCCGATGGCGCAGTTCGGACAGATCATCAACATGTATCAGCGCGCCGACGCCTCCAGTGCCCGGATCTTCGGGCTGATGGACGAACCCGGCGTGCTCGCCGAGGACGCCGAGGGCGAACTCGTCGTCGAGGAGGGGCGGGTGGAGTACGACGATGTGACCTTCGGCTACGACGACGAAACCATCGTCGAAAGCATTGATTTCACCGTCGAGCCCGGCGAGACCGCGGCACTGGTCGGTCCCACTGGTGCAGGGAAGTCCACTGTACTAAAGCTCCTGCTCAGGATGTACGACGTCGACGAGGGGGCCATCCGCATCGACGGCCAGGACATCCGCGAGGTCTCTCTCAGAAGCCTGCGCCAGTCGGTCGGCTACGTCAGTCAGGACACCTTCCTGTTTTATGGCACCGTCAGGGAGAACATCGCCTACGGCACGTTCACCGCCGACGACGAAGCGATCATCGAGGCGGCGAAGGCGGCCGAGGCCCACGAGTTCATCAGCGACCTGCCGGACGGCTACGACACCATGGTCGGCGAGCGCGGCGTCAAACTCTCGGGAGGACAGCGCCAGCGCGTCTCGATCGCCCGGGCGATCCTGAAAGACCCCGAGATCCTCGTACTCGACGAGGCGACCAGCGACGTCGACACCGAGACCGAGATGCTGATCCAGCGCTCGCTCGACGAGCTCACGGAGGACCGGACCACCTTCGCGATCGCCCACCGGCTCTCGACGATTCGGGACGCGGAACAGATCGTCGTCCTCGAGGACGGCCGGATCGTCGAACACGGTGGGCACGACGAGCTGTTGGAAAACGGCGGGCTGTACGCCCACCTCTGGGGCGTCCAGGCGGGGGAGATCGACGAGCTCCCCCAGGAGTTCATCGAACGGGCCGCGAAACGCCAAGCCCGCACCGAGGCGGGCGACGACTAGCCGTTAGAAGGACTCCTGGTCGTCGCGCTCCTCGTCGACCGCTTCGGATTCCGCCGACCCGCCGCGATCCGAGTATCCCTCGCGGCCGACCGCGTCGTCCCCGACCATGTTCATGATCATCGTCTCTAAGTCCTCCTCGCTCTCGTAGGTCTGGGCGTCGTCCTGGACGGGGTCGAGGACCTCCGCAAGCGTCGTCGGCTCGCCCGAGAGTTCGAGTTCGTCGTCGCCGTGTTCGTCGAGCAACTCGTCGTGTTCGATCGGGTAGTCGAGGCCCTCCATCGTCTCCTCGAACTCGCCGAACTCGACACCCTGCTCTCTGGAATCGTCGTCGCTCATAGCACTCGAACGTCGATGTCCGCACACAAAATCGTTCCTCCTGCACTCTCCGCCGGAACTAACTCGCCGCCTCCCGATCCGACCGCATGCACCTCTCGGACGCCACCTGGACTGACGCGGACAGTGTCGACACCGACCTCGCCCTGCTGCCCGTCGGCAGCACCGAACAGCACGGCCCACACGCCCCGCTTGGGACCGACGTCGAGACCGCAACGGCGGTCGCAGAGGCCGCAAGCGAGGCCTACGACGGCGAGGTAGTCGTCGCGCCAGCGATCCCCGTCGGCATCGCCGAGGAACACCGTCATTTCTCGGGAACGCTGTGGGTCAGTCCCGACACCTTTCGGTCCTACGTCCGCGAGACGGTCGCTAGCCTCGCGTACCACGGCTGGGACCGGGTGGTCGTCGTCAACGGCCACGGCGGGAACGTCCCCGCACTGGGTGAGGTCTGTGCGACGATCTGCCGGCACGACGCCGCCAACGCCGTACCCTATACGTGGTTCGAGGGTGTCGGCGACCAGCGACACGATATGGGCCACGGCGGTCCGCTCGAAACCGCGCTGTTGCGGTGGGTCGAGCCCGATCTGATTCGAGAGGACCGAATCGACGAGGCCAGAGAGGGAGCCGCCGAACGCTGGGGCGAGTGGGTTTCGAGAGTGAACCTCGCGGTCGATTCGGCGGAGTTCACCGAAAACGGCGTCGTCGGCGATCCCGAGGAGGGATCGAAAGAGCGGGGCGAGGAACTGCTCGCGCTTGCAAGCGCGGCGCTAGTCGAGCTCCTAGCAGCGATCGAGGGGCGCGATCTCACGGGGCCCGAGCGGCGCTGAGGCGGCTACTCCTCGGTTTCGTCCGCATCCTCGGTTTCGGTCTCGGCGTCTCCGTCGGCCCCGCCGACGTTCGCCTCCTCCAAATCGCTGCGCAGTTCGGGGACGGTGCTCGCCAGTTCGCCGACCCGTTCTTGGGCCTCCTCGACGGTTTCGATGAGCGCCGCCACCTCGTCGAGTTCCGCTTCGAGCGCGTCGGGGTCCTCGAATGCGTCGGCGCGCTCGCCGACCATGAACCACTTGCGCGCATCACGCAGGCTCTCGGCCGCATCGCCCGTGTCGAGGGCCGATTTCAGCGAGTTGAGCACCCCGAGCGTGTTCTCTGAATCGACCGCCCAGATCGCCTCGGCGCTCGGCAGTTCGCTTCTCGCGGCGGCCATGTTCTCCTCGACGTCGGCGCGGATCTCGCTTGCGGCCTCGCCGAGCAGGTCCTCCTCGTCCAGTGTCGACTGGCTCATGGCGAACGGTTCGACCCGCGTTGGTTTAAGAGTGACCCGCGTACGGGGTGAAACTGGAGTTACTCCCGTTCGACGCTCTCGACGCGCATCCGGGGATATCCCTCTTCGAGTTCCATTCTGGTGTGGACCGTAATTCCCTCGTACTCGACGGTGATCCCGGCGTCCAGCAGCGGTCCCTGGAGTTCGGTGTAGCCGACCGCAGGGTCGATCGCCTCGTCGAGGCGGTCCTCGCGTATCGTTACCGAAGCGTTCGTACAGTACGGTTGGTTCTCGATGGCCTCCTCCATCGCGTGCTCCAAGCCGGGTGCGCTGTCGTGGTCGACCGGCGTGCCGGTGAACTGGTGATAGAGCGTACCGAACTTGATGCCGGCCTCGAAGCAGGCGGTTTCGGCGTCGGTTGGCATGGCGAGGAAAAGGAGAACGCGCAGAAAGGCGCTTTCGGTGTCTGTGTCGGCCTATCACGAAGACCCTATACGCTCTCGGTTCGTTTTTCGGGTATGGACTACAGCGCGAGCCTCGACAGGGCGATGGACGAGGTACCCGACATCAAAGGCAGCAGCGAACGCCTCTCTATTCCCGACGCGCAGGCCCAGAAGGACGGTGCCTTCACCCGCCTGACGAACCTCGGCGAGATCGCAGACCAACTGAACCGGGAGGCCGAACACCTCCACCGGTTCATCCAGCGCGAACTGGGTACCAGCGGCAAGTTCGAGGACGGTCGCGGGCGGTACAACGGCAATTTCAGTGGGTCGGACCTCGACGCCGCGATCTCGAGTTACGTCGAGGAGTACGTCCGCTGTTCGGAGTGTGGGCTGCCCGACACCCGCCTCGTGCGCGAGGACCGCACCCCGATGCTGCGGTGTGACGCCTGTGGGGCCTTCCGCCCGGTCACGAAACGCACCCAGAGCACACAGACCCAACAGCGCGACGCCGTCGAAGAGGGCCAGACCTACGAGGTCAAAATCACCGGCACCGGACGCAAGGGCGATGGCGTCGCCGAACGCGGCAAGTACACCATCTTCGTTCCCGGCGCCGGCGAGGGCGACGTCGTGACGATCTACATCGAGAACATCAGCGGCAACCTCGCGTTCGCGCGCGTCTCCCAGTAGCCCCCCGACTCCAACCGTTCGACCGCCCGTCAGTCGCGCGCGAATCGCACGGTTCTTAGGCGTCGATAGCGACTCCCCACCTGAATGGACGCTCCCGTCTTGTTGACCGGCTCGGAGGGGCGGGTCGGGCGTGCGATCCTCGACCGACTCGCCGCCGAGTACGACTGGCGCCTGCTCGATCGCGAACCGCCGGCCGAGGAGCGTCCGGGCGAGTTCGTCATCGCGGACATCACCGACTACGACGAGGTCCGCGAGGCCATGGAGGGCGTCGGCGCGGTGATCCACCTGGCGGGCGACCCGCGACCCGAGGCGCCGTGGGATAGCGTCCTGCGGAACAACATCGACGGCACTCACACCGTAATGGAGGCCGCAGTCGACGCCGGCGTCGAAAAGTTCGCCTTCGCCTCCTCGAACCACGCCGTCGGAGCCTACGAGACCGAGGCGCGCACCCCCGAGATCTATCGGCCGGACGACGAGTTCCTGCTCGACGGGACCGAACTGCCCCGACCCGGCAACCGCTATGGCGTCTCGAAGGCGACCGGCGAGACGCTGGGGCGATTTTTCCACGACGAACACGACCTGAGCGTCGTCTGCGTGCGGGTCGGCAACCTCACCGAGGGCCACCCGCCTGAGGACTACGAGCGCGGGCAGGCGATGTGGCTGTCCCACCGGGACTGTGCACACCTCTTCGAGTGCTGTCTCGAGGCCGAGTACGACTACGAGATCGTCTACGGGATCAGCGACAACGACCGCAAGTACTACTCCATCGAGCGCGCCCGCGAAGCGCTTGGCTACGATCCGCAGGACAACTCCGCCGAGCACGACGACTGACGGGCGGCGGACGGACTACCCGTCGGGGTCGAACAGCCCCGCGACGTCGCGCTCGCGCGAGCGCCGCCGAGCGGCGTGGTCTGTCAGTCGCCCGTAGACGAGGTCCCGATGGGTCGGTCGGCGCACGTAATCGGTACAGAGCGCGAGAAACGGGTTCGACGTGCCGGTCTCGATCGCCTCCCGAGCGTACTCGCAGGCCCGCTCGACGGCGGCGACGTCCTCACCCCGGCCCGACGCCAACGGCATTGCGGCGAGCAGGCACTCCTCGGCGTCGAGGTCCGCCCCCGAGAGCGCCTCGCCGCGATGGGTGAGACGCGGCGGGCGGGCGCGCTCGATCCACTCGGGGTCGGCCCCGAGGTTGGCGAGCGCCCGCCGGACGGGGCCCAGATCGACGCCACGATGGGTCTCCGAGAGCCCGTCGAGATACTCGCGGGCGCTCCCCCCGAGCCCGGTCGCGCCCGCCCAGTTGCGCGCTCGAGCGTGATGGATCGCGGCAGTGTACTGGATCAACCCGTGGAGCAGACGTTCGTCCTCGCCATCGGGCAGATCGAGCCAGATCGCTTCCCACGCGTCGTGGGCGGCGTGGTAGTGTCCGGCGTTGTAGACGGCGATACCCGCCCGCAGCGAACGCTCTAGCCCGTCCCTCGATTCCCCGATCGGGGGCGTGTCCCGTCCGGTCATATATGAATACCCTGCGAGAGCAAGCGCCACCTATCTCGGTCGAATCGCCCGTGGATCCCGATACAATGAACCGTAGTCAAGATGAGCGACGGATCGTAGCTCGACGCGCGGGCGGGGCGACCGAACGGGGAGGCGAGAGTCATGCTTGAGCTCGCGATCCTGTTTTTCGTCCTCGCGATCGTAGCCGGGGCTCTCGGTGCCGGTGGAATCGCGGGGCTCTCGATGACGATCGCAAAGTGGCTCGTGATCGCGTTTCTGGTGCTGGCGGTCGTCTCGTTCCTCTTGTGAGGAACGATTACTGGACGGTGTAGTAGCCCGATTTGCCGGGGATGTGGTCGGATCCGTGGCAGATACCACATACCCACGTGTCGCCGTTGTACGACCCGACGGTCTTCGCTCCACACCACCCACAGTAGTGCTCTTGCATGTCCTATGGCTAGCGTTACCACGGTAAATGCTTTACTTGAGTTTATTGATACCAATGACGGCGCTGGAATCTGTCCGGGTGAACGGTCCGGACGGTTAGCACAACCGCTCGTCGTGGTGCGCCGAAGAGAAACGTCCTGACGGAGATTTGAACTCCGGTCACAGGCTCCGCAAGCCCGTAGGATGGTCCACTACCCTACCAGGACTCATTCCGACGTATGCCGGTTCCGGTTAAAGGGGTTACGATCCGCCGGCCTTACCGCGACGTGACCGCGGGCACTCACCCGGAAGTAATGTTAAATTTATATATTTATTCCATCTTGTTCTTGTCGTGATCAGTCGTGAGCGGTCCTGAACCGGGACGACGTTCCGCTCCCAACGAGGACGGTCGTGGTGTGACGCGCCGGTCGGTTCTGGCCGCTGTCCCGGTGGCCGCCGCGGCGATCACCCCGGGACTGGACGGGTCGAGAAGTGGTGTGGTCGGAACGACGAGCATGGAGTCGACGTTCGATCCGTCCCGTCACGGGTTCGGTTTTTATAACTGGCGGATCCGCGAGGGTCCGTATCCCGGTACCCCGCCTGATGCCATCGACGATGGGTGGCGCGAATCGTTCGAGCGCGCGTTCGACCGGCGCCTCTCGGAGCTCCCCGCAGGGGTAGTCGGAGCGCTGTCCCGCCACGCCCGCGAGGGGTTGCTCGAGGCGGTCCGAACCGACGGCTACTGCTACGGGATGATCTTCGCCGCCCAGCGGTACTTCGAGCGCCCGGAGACGATCCCTGCCGACTTCGGGACGGCGAGCGAGATCACCCACCCCCACGCGCCCCTCTCGGGCGAGGCGACGCCGGTCCTCGAGGACCTAATCGACTACCAGACCGCACAGTACGTCGATTTCCACGCGTGGCTGGGCCGGTACGCCCTCTTCGACGCCTCGTTGATCGACTACGAGAGCCAGATACCGGACCTGCTCGCGGCGGTCGATGCGTTCGGTACCGCCGCCATCACGCTCTTTACCGAGTCGTCGGTCCGCTCGCATCAGGTACTCGTCTACGACTACGAGCGCTCGCCCGGTCGTCTCGTCCTGTTCGCGTACAACCCGAACTACACCGCAGCGACCTACGAGGAGTACACCTACACCGTCGAAGTCGACACCAGCGGCGCGAGCCCGGTCCCTCGACCGACCGAACACGCGGGTTACGACCAGTTCGTCCACAACGAGTACGACCGCGCGATCCGCACCCGACGAGAGTCCGCCGGCGCCGGCCCGCTCGCGGACGGGAACTCGCTGTACGAGCGCCTGTTCGGGACGACGCTGTTCGTCGACGCCGATCCCGCCGTCCGGACGATCGTCGTCGATCCGGCAGGCCGACGGCTCGACCACACCGCCGGCCCCGAACCGCTTCACTACCGCTACGGGGCACCCGAAGGCACGTACACGATCGTGCTGCGGGGACGCGAGGACGCCGAGTACGCCGTCGGAATCCACGCCGCGAGCCAACACCGAACGTTTCTCGACGAGACCGTCGAGGGATCGCTCGAAGCCGGCGAAACCGACCGCTACGAGGTGCACATCGACGGCTCCGGGGCGACCCTCGAGACCGGAGTCGGAGCCACTGCCCTTCTCGGGGCGCTCGGAACCGGCTACGCGTACCGCACGCGGGGGCCCTCAAACCGAGACCACGATAATGACGTCTGATTGAGTATTTTTTAAGCAGGATCGCGAAAGCGGGCGGTTCGCCGAGATTCTGCAAGCGGAGTGCTTATCCGTTCGTTTCGTCATACTGAAACGTGAGGCATTACTCGGCCGACTTCTCGCGCGGACGCGGTCGAAGCGCGATCTGGGGCGGTTGGTCTGCGGTACGAACATAAATGGCAACGGACCACGCACATCGTAGTTTGACGGAGGGTGTATCGGCGGTAGTAAAGGAATACGGGCTCGCGTTCGTCATGGTCGCGAGCTACTTCGGGTCGGGGTCGGTTTTCATCGCGAGTCAGGCGGGGGTCGCACACGGTTACACCCTGCTGTGGGCGGTCGTCGGCGCGGCGCTGTTGGGTTTTATGGCCCAGGACATGAGCGCCCGCCTCGGGATCCACGGCACCTCGTTGATGGAGTTCATCAGGGAGAAACTCGGGCGTGGAGGGGCGCTTTTCGTCGCGCTGTTCCTCTCGATCGGCTGTGTCGCCTGGACGCTCGGACTCGTCG
The DNA window shown above is from Halalkalicoccus jeotgali B3 and carries:
- a CDS encoding creatininase family protein, with protein sequence MHLSDATWTDADSVDTDLALLPVGSTEQHGPHAPLGTDVETATAVAEAASEAYDGEVVVAPAIPVGIAEEHRHFSGTLWVSPDTFRSYVRETVASLAYHGWDRVVVVNGHGGNVPALGEVCATICRHDAANAVPYTWFEGVGDQRHDMGHGGPLETALLRWVEPDLIREDRIDEAREGAAERWGEWVSRVNLAVDSAEFTENGVVGDPEEGSKERGEELLALASAALVELLAAIEGRDLTGPERR
- the azf gene encoding NAD-dependent glucose-6-phosphate dehydrogenase Azf — translated: MDAPVLLTGSEGRVGRAILDRLAAEYDWRLLDREPPAEERPGEFVIADITDYDEVREAMEGVGAVIHLAGDPRPEAPWDSVLRNNIDGTHTVMEAAVDAGVEKFAFASSNHAVGAYETEARTPEIYRPDDEFLLDGTELPRPGNRYGVSKATGETLGRFFHDEHDLSVVCVRVGNLTEGHPPEDYERGQAMWLSHRDCAHLFECCLEAEYDYEIVYGISDNDRKYYSIERAREALGYDPQDNSAEHDD
- a CDS encoding DUF309 domain-containing protein, encoding MTGRDTPPIGESRDGLERSLRAGIAVYNAGHYHAAHDAWEAIWLDLPDGEDERLLHGLIQYTAAIHHARARNWAGATGLGGSAREYLDGLSETHRGVDLGPVRRALANLGADPEWIERARPPRLTHRGEALSGADLDAEECLLAAMPLASGRGEDVAAVERACEYAREAIETGTSNPFLALCTDYVRRPTHRDLVYGRLTDHAARRRSRERDVAGLFDPDG
- a CDS encoding DUF1328 family protein, which codes for MLELAILFFVLAIVAGALGAGGIAGLSMTIAKWLVIAFLVLAVVSFLL
- a CDS encoding DUF5789 family protein, with amino-acid sequence MSDDDSREQGVEFGEFEETMEGLDYPIEHDELLDEHGDDELELSGEPTTLAEVLDPVQDDAQTYESEEDLETMIMNMVGDDAVGREGYSDRGGSAESEAVDEERDDQESF
- a CDS encoding dihydroneopterin aldolase family protein is translated as MPTDAETACFEAGIKFGTLYHQFTGTPVDHDSAPGLEHAMEEAIENQPYCTNASVTIREDRLDEAIDPAVGYTELQGPLLDAGITVEYEGITVHTRMELEEGYPRMRVESVERE
- a CDS encoding DUF5790 family protein; translated protein: MSQSTLDEEDLLGEAASEIRADVEENMAAARSELPSAEAIWAVDSENTLGVLNSLKSALDTGDAAESLRDARKWFMVGERADAFEDPDALEAELDEVAALIETVEEAQERVGELASTVPELRSDLEEANVGGADGDAETETEDADETEE
- a CDS encoding ABC transporter ATP-binding protein, which produces MAVHDADDDPFEEQRAKVDDSIRRLFREYGLDNTFEYAVGILASLVARLLDLIPPLMLGVAIDAIFLGERAFSVRFVPDAWLPTTQEGQFALTIGIIAGSFLLGAVFHWLRNWGWNAAAQNVTHEIRVDCYERMQRLGMDFFSDKQTGELMSILSNDVNQLERFLNDGLNSASRLLVMVVAIAGILVTINPQLALVALVPVPLIAAFTYAFITIIRPKYKKMRSTVGALNSRLENNLGGIQVIKSSNTERYEDDRVDDASMEYYDANWDAIWTRIKFFPTLQAISGIGFVLTFLVGGYWVFAGPPGPFSGTLSVGDFVIFITLTQQLIWPMAQFGQIINMYQRADASSARIFGLMDEPGVLAEDAEGELVVEEGRVEYDDVTFGYDDETIVESIDFTVEPGETAALVGPTGAGKSTVLKLLLRMYDVDEGAIRIDGQDIREVSLRSLRQSVGYVSQDTFLFYGTVRENIAYGTFTADDEAIIEAAKAAEAHEFISDLPDGYDTMVGERGVKLSGGQRQRVSIARAILKDPEILVLDEATSDVDTETEMLIQRSLDELTEDRTTFAIAHRLSTIRDAEQIVVLEDGRIVEHGGHDELLENGGLYAHLWGVQAGEIDELPQEFIERAAKRQARTEAGDD
- a CDS encoding translation initiation factor IF-2 subunit beta; translated protein: MDYSASLDRAMDEVPDIKGSSERLSIPDAQAQKDGAFTRLTNLGEIADQLNREAEHLHRFIQRELGTSGKFEDGRGRYNGNFSGSDLDAAISSYVEEYVRCSECGLPDTRLVREDRTPMLRCDACGAFRPVTKRTQSTQTQQRDAVEEGQTYEVKITGTGRKGDGVAERGKYTIFVPGAGEGDVVTIYIENISGNLAFARVSQ